CGCTTCAATTGGCAGTTGCATCAAGATGCGAATCCGCGCAAGGAAGAAAGAAAGCGCATTGAACAGGATAACGCGCCTGCGTATGCAGCAGCACACGCCGGAATGACGGTGGAGGAAGCTACCGATAGGCTCGTGGCCCAGTTGCTGCGGCAGGTGGATACGACGGCGGCAAGCGAGGGCGGTTGGGACCAGGATGCACCGAACTATTTGAATGCGTATGCGGCGGCCCATCCCGGTGAGACGATTGGGAAAGACCAGTGGGGCAATGCGGTGCCGTTGTTTGGCGCGGCGGCCGGATATCAGCGCAACGACAGCACGATTTTTAGCGCGAGTCCACAGACGACGAACCCGCCGCCTCAGTTGGGATTGGGTGCGGTTGGAGGATACTTTGCCGGGATGAGGCAAGGACTGGCCGACACTGTCAGTCATCCGTTGGATACGCTGTGGGGCGGGATCAAAGGTGCGTATGGGCTGGTCACAGATCCTCAGGGCACGGCGCAGCAGATGCAGGAGGCGGCGCGTCATGTCGTGACTCAGGCGGGGGAAGGAAACTTTGGGTCGGCAGGGCAGCAGGTGGGACGACAGGTCGGCTCGACGGTTATGGGTACAGCAGTAGGGGCGGGGGCTGGAAAAGCGGCTGCTGTACTCAAAGGAAAAAATACTTTAGCTTCCAACTACATGTATAACGCCATGACCCCCGGGCCTCTGCCAGATGGAGTCGCTGGCACGTTTGCAGGAGGACGTTACAGTGTTGGAACCGTTCAAGCTTCTGATACAGTTTTTTTAGGGCGGGAGATGCGAGCAATCCGGGTGGTTCTTTTTTTAGCTTCAAGATGCCCCAGAGCGTGGCGCAAGCGCGGATCGACAATGCGGTAAAGCCATATTGGACAGATCCTTCAACAGGGGCAATCACAGGTGTCTCACCCATTAACAGTGCCATTAGCGCTCGATTTCCGGTCGGAACAAAGTATTATTACGGCCCCGTTGGTATTCAGGGTGGGGTATACCTTGGTGGCCAAGATAGCATACAAATTTTCATTCCGAATGCCCGCACCATCGGGACGTTCACGCCTATAAAACCATTGAAATGAATAAATTCAGTACGCTCGATCAGTTAGCAGACACATTACTTAGGCTAGTGAATTTACTTACCCTAGATCCGTCATGTCAATGGGTACATAAATTTAAGCTCGATTTGGAACAGGCGAATCGGCTGAAAGCAATGTCTTTCAATTCGAGTGATCTTGCGAAATTATCTGCTTCTATTAGGCACGTATATGGAGGAATGGGGTCGTTCAACGACTACGAGCCAACTTGGTATGATTCAGCCACAGGGCGATATGTCCCTATTAAAGGAACAGAGGATTTTGATATGCTGCGAAAAAAGGTGTTTGATTTGGCGATAGCATTGATTACAGTGGGACCAAGTGACTTGCCATGAAAAGCCAGAAGCAGTTTGAAATTTGAGAAGCCGCTTCAGTCGGCAGTTCCATCAGGATGCGGATCCGTGCAAGGATGAAGAAAGCGCATTGAACAAGACATCGTATCTGCGTAAACGTCAGCACACGCTGGATGGCGGTGGAGGAAGCTACCGATAGGCTCGCGGCCCAGTTGTTGCGACAGGTGGATACGACAGCGGCGAGCCAGGGCGGTTGGGACCAGGATGCATCGAACTATTTAAATGCGTATGCGGCGGCTCATCCTGGTGAGACGATCGGGAAAGACCAGTGGGGCAATGCGGTGCCGTTGTTTGGTACGGCGGCTGGGTATCAGCGCAACGACAGCTGCTAAGGAATAAATCTACGAATGGGGAAAAATCTTCAGGCGTTGCTTGTGTATATGCTTATTTGCTTGTTGACGTTTATTGTAGGTGCATTGTTTGTTGAATTTGTTTTGAGGCCTTTTATTGTTTGGCTACAAGGTGGTAAGTTATATTATTTTCCAAATTTAAAAAGGATTTATGGGTGGTGTAAATTGATAGTTTTTGCTGCAATTTTGTGCGGATTTTGGGCATGGTTGTGTGATAAAAATCAGATTAATCGATAGTTATTTTCAATAGGCAGTTGCATCAGGATGCGAATCCGTGCAAGGAGGAAAGAAAGCACATTGAACGGGATATCCCACCTGCGTACGCGGCGGCACACGCCGGAATGACGGTGAAGGAAGCTACCGAGTCGGCCCTGAACAATCCGTCCAGGCTTATGCAGCAAGGCTGGAAAGCTGAAACGGTATTGTGGGGATTGCAAGAGGCAGGCATATTGGTGTGAATTTGCTGCAAATTTCGACGAGGGTTGAATGGGTTTAAAGACGCTGGTGTCAGAGAGGGATTTATTGCGCCAGCCGCTGCGCGAGCAGATCAACTTGAAGCATCCGTTGGTTCGCCTGGCTGATCTAATTGACTGGGACCGATTGAGCACGGCGATGAGCGCGAGCTTCGTGTCGCAGCGCGGCCGGCCGGCAACGTCGCCGCGTTTGATCGCGGGGTTGCTGTATTTGGGTAATCCCCCCAAAAAACCGGTGGGAACAGAAGTAGAATTTTCTCGTTAAGGGAGTTCTACGCAATGAAGAAGTCGAGATTCACGGACAGCCAGATCATGGAGGCGCTCAAGCGCGTGGAGGCAGGGCTGGCGGTACCGGATCTGTGCCGAGAGCTGGGCATTAGCACAGCGACGTTCTACAAGTGGCGCTCGAAGTACGGTGGCATGGACGTGTCGCTGATGGCGCGGATGAAAGAACTGGAAGCCGAGAATGCCCGGCTGCGCAAGATGTACGTCGAAGAGAAGATCAAGGCCGAAATCGTTTCGCAGGCACTCGCAAAAAAGGACTGAGGCCATCTCGCCGGCGCGAGATGGCCATGCACGCGGTGTCCAGCCGAGGCATATCGATCCGGCTGGCATGTGAGGCGTTTGGGGTCAGCCAGAGCTGCTATCGGTACGCTGGCCTGCGCAATGCCGAGAACGAGGAGATTGCGAACTGGCTGCTGCGTCTGATCGACAACCACCGGAACTGGGGCTTCGGGCTGTGTTTCCTGTACCTGCGCAATGTGAAGGGTTTCGGTTGGAATCACAAGCGGGTGTACCGGATCTATCGCGAACTGGAGTTGAACCTGCGGGTCAAGCCACGCAAGCGGCTAGTCCGGCAGGTTCCGGAACCGCTGTCGGTGCCCACTGCCGTCAACCAGCTCTGGTCGATGGACTTCATGCACGACCAACTGGCCGACGGACGCAGCATCCGACTGTTTAACGTGATCGACGACTTCAACCGCGAAGCGCTCGGCATCGAGATCGACTTCTCGCTGCCCTCGCAGCGGGTGATCCGTGCGCTGCAGCAGATCATCAGCTGGCGTGGCCGGCCCAAGGCGATTCGGTGTGACAATGGGCCCGAGTACCTGAGCGCGACGATCACCGAATGGGCCCGGCAATACGGCATCAGGCTCGACTACATCCAGCCGGGTAAGCCTCAGCAGAATGCGTATGTCGAGCGATTCAACCGGACGGTGCGTTACGAATGGCTGTCGCAGTACCACTGGGAGGACCTGGAGCACGTTCAGCGTTTCGCGACCGACTGGATGTGGACTTACAATCACGATCGCCCGAACATGGCCTTGGGCGGATTGACGCCAAAACAGCGGCTGGCCATGGCCGCATAGTTTCTACTTCTGAACCCCGTGGAAAACGGGGAGATTACCAGTCCGTTTCCCTCAGTGGGTGGTACTGTATTTGGCACAATAAGCTCAGAAGGAGCGGGTGGTGTGGTCAATGCAATCTTGAATCCTCCTTCCAAGGTTTCTGAGAAATGAATGTGCGAGTGAAGCGTGAGGTTGTTGCAATTAGTTACTTCTTTTTGTTCTTTTTGCTATTGCTAATTATAGCAGGGGGGGTATTAGAATTTATATTTTGGCCTTCTCTAGCCTGGATGTTAGGATCTGATGGCTATCGGACGCCATCAATAGACCGTTTATGCAAATGGGGGGAGGTTATTTTGATTGTTTCGCCTGTTTGTTCAATCATTATGTGGCTTTATGAAAAAATATTATCTGGCCGGTAGATGTTGGAAAACAATTGGTCTAGAAGGTTGATGGTAGGAGTTAGCGTTTCGACCGGCAGTTGCGTCTTAAAAAGAGGAATGGGTTAGGGATTGTGAAGCGGTGTATGCGAAGCGCCACGGTTTGAGCGCCGAACAGGCGCGTGAAGAGTTGGCAATACAGAGGCAAGCCTGCAAGTGCAGAATGGCTCGCCAGACGAATGGAACCAGCTAGCCCATGAATTTCTGAAGCAGGCGCATGGGATGTTGCTGGCAGAGGGTGACAGCGGGCCGGGGTATTGTTCTATACGACGCCAGATCAGAAGGCCGGTCCGAGCATGTATGCGGGGCATTATCCGGATGGAGTGGGTTTGAATTATCCATCGGCAGAGCAAATCAACAGCAGTGTAAGTAAGGAGCAAGCGGATAGGAACCTAATAGGCGGGGCAACAATTGCGGCAGTGGCAGGTGGTGCGTTGGCCGTTGGTACTCCGGTTGCGGCAGCTGTTGGAAATATCGGGTTTGCCACGATAGGAGCCTCGACTGGTGCAGGTATGGATGCTGCTGGTCAGTATGCGCAATCCGGTACGGTCCGGCCAGCACAGTCGGCATTAGCGGGGGCGACTGGTGCAATCGCAGGGCCCATTGGTGCGAACACTGGATTCGTGGGAAATATATTGTTGAGCGGTGCTAGCAGCGTTACCAATACATTTTTCAACAATATCTACTACGGTGAATCGAACAGCACCCTGTATGCTGGTGGAGTCGGTGTTTTGTCTGGAGTGGGCGGCTATCTCGTTGGCTCAGCCACAACCCGAGGGCTTACACAAGTGACACAGCCATTTATTTACCCAAATCTTAATCCTAAGATTCCTGCCTTGTTACAAGGTGTTAGAAATCTCTTCCCTGGATTTGGCGGTGCCACTGCGGGTTCTATAGTTCAAGGCACGTCGTCATTCGTGCCGAGCAAGGAATCACAGAAATGAGAATCTCGAAAATTGACGTGTTAATTTGCGACGATGGATGGAAAGGAGCATGTACTCGTGTATTAGGAATTGTTCTTGTTTATTTAGGATTCATGTATCTTCCTGTGGTTGTTGCTTGGGCATCTGCTATCTTAGATATAGTTGGTATGTCAGAAGCACAGTTGAGAAAGCATGAATCGATTTTGTACGTCATCAAAATAGTTGTTGTTATGGTAATCGCGGTTGAAGTAATACGCATGCTTTTGATTGCTGTTAAAACGCGATGCTAGTAACGATCTGACTTTCTGCTTTAACGGGCTGCTGCATCAGGATGCGAATTTGCGCAAGGACGAGAGAAAGCGCATTAAACAGGATAACGCGCCTGCGTATGCAGCAGCACACGCCGGAATGACGGTGGAGGAAGCTACCGATAGGCTCGTGGCCCAGTTGCTGCGGCAGGTGGATACGATGGCGGCAAGCCAGGGCGGTTGGGACCAGGATGCACCGAACTATTTGAATGCGTATGCGGCGGCTCATCCCGGTGAGACGATTGGGAAAGACCAGTGGGGCAATGCGGTGCCGTTGTTTGGCACGGCGTCTGGGTATCAGCGTAACGACAGTACGATCTTCAGTGTGGCGCCGCAGACGACGAACCCGCCGCCTCAGTTAGGCTTGGGTGCGGTCGGAGAATACTTGGCCGGGATGGGACAAAGGCTGGCTGACACGATCGGACATCCATTGGATACGCTGAGAGCCGGGTTAAAGGCGCCTATGGGCTTATCACGGATCCTCAGGGATGCAGGAGGCGATGCTTCATGTGGTGACGCAGGCAGGGGGAGGGAACTTTGGGCCGGCTGGTGAGCAGGTGGGGCAGCAGTTTGGTTTGACGGTCGTGAGTACGGCGGCAGGTATTGGGACTGGGAAGACGGGGATGAAATTTGTGCCGGTGTTCATGACGGGAGTCGGCGGTGCATTGACCGGCTCAGCACTGCAAGGTCAGAACCCGAATGCGGCGATAGGGGGCGCGGCGGTGGGGACGGTAATTGGGTATCCGATTGCGGCCAAAATTGAGGGCAAGCTCAATGACGTGCTGAATCCTTGGTATCGGCAGGAGTGGGTGGATGTTGGGATGGGAATGTCGAAGTATGTGCCGCCAAACTTTATTCCATCATGGACGGGCGGTTTCGGAGGTGGCGTTATACAAGAAAAAGCCGGCGCGGCTGTGCAAACAAGATAGATGGAGCCGGTAAGAAATGAAATCGAAGACTGCCTTTGAATGGTTTCGTTGGGTACATAATGTGTTGCTCTGGTTTATCGTGGCAGCCCTAATCGTGACAATAAGTGAACTGATTGCCGGCCCTGCGCTGCAATGGCTGCTGTACGACATTCCGTATCAATTGCCCACGTGGAATCGGGCTGGCCGAATGGTGGTGTTCGTCGTGGTATCCAGTTTGTTGATTGGCACGTTGATATGGTTCTAGGAAAAGAAGTCATCAGGTCGATAGTCTGATGAACAACCAGCATATGCTGAGTTCATTGCCTGCTGCGGTGTCTGAGGATAATGGGCACGTGCCGGTGATCATGCTGGTGTGATGGTAATGCACGGGTGCCAATAACCGATGCTGAAGAGGACGTGCTGACCGGATAGGAATCCGGCGTGAGCGAGCAGGTCATTGGTGATCTGCATCCACGGGAAAGCGATGCGTTAGGTCTGAGTGAGCGTGCTGTTTGCGCTTGCGTTCCGCAAGATGGCGGGCAAAAATGCAGAGCGCGATCAGCGCTGCTGAGATCGAGATTACGAACCCTGATCAAAAAAGCAGGCTATCGCGGGGCTGAACCGCGATGCGACGAATCTAAACGGCCAGGTGGACAAGACGCCGGACGTCCAGCAGACCTTGCAGAATCACGGGTGAGCTGATGAGCGCGATGCGTGACGCTGGTGAGGCGGTTGCGCGGCGGATCGGGGATGTGGCGGATGCTAAGCGCGACGGCTTGCTCAAGGCGGCCGAGGAGAGCGACGATCCGCAACTGAAGCAGCAGTATCTAGCTGAAGCGGACCAATGGGGTGAAAGCGGGAGCTACCGTGTTGGATTGCAGAGCGCGGGCAGCTCACTGGTGGGGGCATTGGTGGAGGGCTGTTGGGGGCGGCGCAAAGCGGTGCGGGGTCGTTGATGTCGGCGTTGCTGGCGAATAAGCTCGATGCGGTGAGCCGACAGATTGCGGATCAGAAGCCGACCGGCAACGCGGACTTGGACAAGACGCTGGGCAACATTGTGGCGAATGCGATGTCGACCGTGGCGGGGGGCGTGGTCGGTGGGGCACAAGGGGCGCAGGCGGCGTACAACGTCGATCGCTTCAATCGGCAGTTGGATCTGCAGGAAAAGGCGTTGGCCCAACAGCTTGCGGAGAAGAGTGGTGGCAAATACAGCCAGCAGCAGATCGAAGACCAGATGCGGCAGATGTCGATGACAGACGGTGGCCCAATATATGCCGGGAGCCCCGACATCTTGATAGGTGATCAGCGTCCGACGGATGCACAAGCCAAGTGGATATATGGGGGTAAGACTGCGGACGGTAATCCAATCCTGGCGCAGGCGACGGTAGCAAATGATACTGAACTGCAGCGGTATATCGTGGATACGGTGAGGAGCAGCGATGTGCCAAGCACGATCAGCTACACGGCGGCGCCCACGCAACTAGAGATGGGACCGTGAAGGTATGCGCTTAAGCCCTCGGCGAAGCCCTGTGCGACGGCCGAATGTGCAGCGGGACTGGCACCAGCGGGGGTGTTCTATTATCCGCCGGATTTGCCAAAAGAGCAGATTGCGGATGCGACAAGCACAGTTTCAACTATGGCGGGGCGGGTTGGTGCCTTTACAACAGCGGTTGCCTCAATTCCGGGACCACATGTTCCTGAGACTGCGGCTATCGGTTTGATGGCTACGACAGTGGGATTCGTAGCTACAAACATAGAGCAAACTATGCGCCCCGACACGGGGCGGTTTGCCTATGAAAGTGGATTGAATGCGGTCGTTCAAATGGCTGGGGACCGTTACCCTTTTTCGGCACCTTTTATTAACGAAGGTGCAGAGTGGATCAAAGGGCAAGGTGTTTCCAATACTATCAAGGGCTTTTTAAATCGAAATTGGGATTATCTCTTTACACTATCGCCAACCGATGTTTCTAATAGAGGAACTAGGCAATGAAATGGATTGAGGATGGTAATTTTACTCCACGAGTTAGGGCGGCCTTCGTCATAGGTGGAGTTACATTATGGATCGGATCTCTTGCATGGGTGATTCCACCTCGTTGGCTTAGGTTGATTGCCTTTTTTATCGGGTTTGCAATAATGCTAATTGGTGGTATTACTAGTCGTTCGCATAGTTTAGGAGTCAAACCGTTTGGCAACTCATACCACAAAGCTCGGAAGAGTTATAAGGAGAAGGGGGATACTGAAACGGACCGGATAAACT
This sequence is a window from Mycetohabitans rhizoxinica HKI 454. Protein-coding genes within it:
- a CDS encoding IS3 family transposase (programmed frameshift), which encodes MKKSRFTDSQIMEALKRVEAGLAVPDLCRELGISTATFYKWRSKYGGMDVSLMARMKELEAENARLRKMYVEEKIKAEIVSQALAKKGLRPSRRREMAMHAVSSRGISIRLACEAFGVSQSCYRYAGLRNAENEEIANWLLRLIDNHRNWGFGLCFLYLRNVKGFGWNHKRVYRIYRELELNLRVKPRKRLVRQVPEPLSVPTAVNQLWSMDFMHDQLADGRSIRLFNVIDDFNREALGIEIDFSLPSQRVIRALQQIISWRGRPKAIRCDNGPEYLSATITEWARQYGIRLDYIQPGKPQQNAYVERFNRTVRYEWLSQYHWEDLEHVQRFATDWMWTYNHDRPNMALGGLTPKQRLAMAA
- a CDS encoding DUF6966 domain-containing protein, encoding MNKFSTLDQLADTLLRLVNLLTLDPSCQWVHKFKLDLEQANRLKAMSFNSSDLAKLSASIRHVYGGMGSFNDYEPTWYDSATGRYVPIKGTEDFDMLRKKVFDLAIALITVGPSDLP